In a genomic window of Variovorax paradoxus:
- a CDS encoding acyl-CoA dehydrogenase family protein, translating to MIDFALDEELALGAETAQRFSEQQLLPSQRAFEAQRALPEALRREAAQIGFDRIDWPESAGGAGLGALARVLVTERLAAGCPGAALALQPIGAVAQALRAFGGEAALQRHLQPLLARPDARAALVFDARGRWASDGDALSGHAAWLPTDRIDLLAVLSRDGLRLVTQGIVLTEVAGAGLRAAGASELRVDRAPVEAAWTDPAAAALALAHARVQLAALLVGQMHAAADYSRRYALERVAFGKPIAHHQALAFLIVDMHSAVDAARQLLHEAAWRLDAGRPAREAAATALIEAIENGVFIGANAVQILGGAGFMRDYPVEKQLRELRALGLLLGGADAARDDALPAAIAAPIDFLATTDATTQGA from the coding sequence ATGATCGATTTCGCACTCGATGAAGAACTCGCGCTGGGGGCCGAGACGGCCCAGCGCTTTTCCGAGCAGCAACTGCTGCCCTCGCAGCGCGCCTTCGAGGCGCAGCGCGCGCTGCCCGAGGCCCTGCGGCGCGAGGCGGCCCAGATCGGTTTCGACCGCATCGACTGGCCCGAGTCCGCGGGCGGTGCCGGCCTCGGCGCGCTCGCGCGGGTGCTGGTGACCGAGCGGCTCGCGGCCGGCTGCCCCGGCGCGGCGCTGGCGCTGCAGCCGATCGGCGCGGTCGCGCAGGCGCTGCGGGCCTTCGGCGGCGAGGCGGCATTGCAGCGCCATCTGCAGCCGCTGCTGGCGCGGCCCGATGCGCGCGCGGCGCTGGTGTTCGATGCGCGCGGCCGATGGGCGAGCGATGGCGATGCGCTGAGCGGTCATGCGGCCTGGCTGCCGACCGACCGCATCGACCTGCTCGCGGTGCTGAGCCGCGACGGGCTGCGCCTGGTCACGCAGGGCATCGTGCTCACCGAAGTGGCCGGCGCCGGACTGCGCGCCGCGGGCGCGAGCGAGCTGCGCGTGGACCGCGCGCCGGTCGAGGCCGCGTGGACCGACCCCGCGGCCGCCGCGCTCGCGCTGGCCCATGCGCGCGTGCAGCTCGCGGCGCTGCTGGTCGGCCAGATGCATGCGGCGGCCGACTATTCGCGCCGCTACGCGCTCGAGCGTGTCGCCTTCGGCAAGCCGATCGCGCACCACCAGGCACTGGCCTTCCTGATCGTCGACATGCACAGCGCGGTCGATGCCGCGCGCCAGTTGCTGCACGAGGCCGCCTGGCGGCTCGATGCCGGCCGGCCCGCGCGCGAGGCCGCGGCCACGGCGCTGATCGAGGCGATCGAGAACGGGGTCTTCATCGGCGCCAACGCGGTGCAGATCCTCGGCGGCGCGGGCTTCATGCGCGACTACCCGGTGGAGAAGCAGCTGCGCGAGCTGCGCGCGCTGGGCCTGCTGCTCGGCGGCGCCGATGCCGCGCGCGACGACGCGTTGCCGGCCGCGATCGCCGCGCCGATCGACTTTCTTGCCACCACCGACGCAACGACCCAGGGAGCCTGA
- a CDS encoding enoyl-CoA hydratase/isomerase family protein, with protein sequence MSTAANPSDLSIHRAGHTATVEMCRPPHNFFDLALISALAEAFESLQADPACRAIVLAAQGRSFCAGADFSSPTPAAGERRDPGELYRQAIRLFAVTKPVIAAVHGPAVGGGLGLALVADFRVACAEARFSANFARLGFHPGFALSHTLPRLVGAQQAALLLYTGRRIDGAEALRIGLVDELASQDQVRARAQALAGEIAISAPIAVESTRASLRAGLVEAVRAAVEREAGEQRQHFQTQDFREGVAAMAQRRDPVFGRH encoded by the coding sequence ATGAGCACCGCAGCGAATCCTTCCGACCTCTCGATCCACCGCGCCGGCCACACGGCCACGGTGGAGATGTGCCGGCCCCCCCACAACTTCTTCGACCTCGCGCTGATCTCGGCGCTGGCCGAGGCCTTCGAATCGCTGCAGGCCGACCCGGCATGCCGCGCCATCGTGCTGGCGGCGCAGGGGCGCTCCTTCTGCGCGGGCGCCGATTTCTCGTCGCCCACGCCCGCCGCCGGCGAGCGGCGCGACCCGGGCGAGCTCTACCGGCAGGCGATCCGGCTGTTCGCCGTGACCAAGCCGGTGATCGCGGCGGTGCACGGGCCGGCCGTGGGCGGCGGGCTCGGGCTCGCGCTGGTGGCCGATTTCCGCGTCGCCTGCGCCGAGGCGCGCTTCAGCGCCAACTTCGCGCGCCTGGGCTTCCATCCGGGCTTCGCGCTGAGCCACACGCTGCCGCGCCTGGTCGGCGCGCAGCAGGCCGCGCTGCTGCTCTACACCGGCCGCCGCATCGACGGCGCCGAGGCACTGCGCATCGGCCTGGTCGACGAGCTGGCGTCGCAGGACCAGGTGCGCGCGCGCGCCCAGGCATTGGCCGGGGAGATCGCGATCTCGGCGCCGATCGCGGTCGAGTCGACCCGCGCCAGCCTGCGCGCCGGGCTGGTCGAGGCGGTGCGCGCCGCGGTCGAGCGCGAGGCCGGCGAGCAGCGCCAGCACTTCCAGACCCAGGACTTCCGCGAGGGCGTGGCCGCGATGGCGCAGCGCCGCGATCCCGTCTTCGGACGCCACTGA
- a CDS encoding tripartite tricarboxylate transporter substrate binding protein, which yields METSRRRLLLALAGTAGAAVAGPAFAQGTAFPTRPIKIVVPFTPGSGSDNSARYFGDQLATQLGQAVVVENKPGANGIIALQQVKNAPADGYMLLLASNSPMAVNPLTIKDLGYDSVKDYKPVSGLTRGMNVVVVSNDSPFASIEALLAASKSKSLTVGTYSAGYQLAAAWLANVAGGDFTNVPYKGQAPIMTDVIGNQLDFALVDLGGAMPLIKGGKLRPLAVSGEARNPDLPSVPTIREKGFNEYVQYSWVSFYVRSQTPDDVTAKLAEALQKTLATEDARAFVRKSGAELMPYPPEKMQRFHLEEIARFRKIAAIANIKPE from the coding sequence ATGGAGACAAGCAGGCGCCGGCTGTTGCTGGCATTGGCGGGAACGGCGGGCGCGGCGGTGGCGGGACCGGCCTTCGCGCAGGGCACGGCCTTCCCGACGCGGCCGATCAAGATCGTGGTGCCGTTCACGCCGGGCAGCGGCTCCGACAACTCGGCGCGCTACTTCGGCGACCAGCTCGCCACGCAGCTCGGCCAGGCGGTAGTGGTCGAGAACAAGCCGGGCGCCAACGGCATCATCGCGCTGCAGCAGGTGAAGAACGCGCCGGCCGACGGCTACATGCTGCTGCTGGCGAGCAACTCGCCGATGGCCGTGAACCCGCTGACCATCAAGGACCTGGGCTACGACTCGGTGAAGGACTACAAGCCGGTGTCGGGCCTGACGCGCGGCATGAACGTGGTGGTGGTCTCGAACGACTCGCCGTTCGCGAGCATCGAGGCGCTGCTGGCCGCCAGCAAGAGCAAGTCGCTCACCGTCGGCACCTACTCCGCGGGCTACCAGCTCGCGGCCGCCTGGCTCGCCAACGTGGCCGGCGGCGACTTCACCAACGTGCCCTACAAGGGGCAGGCGCCGATCATGACCGACGTGATCGGCAACCAGCTCGACTTCGCGCTGGTCGACCTCGGCGGCGCGATGCCGCTGATCAAGGGCGGCAAGCTGCGCCCGCTCGCGGTCTCGGGCGAGGCGCGCAACCCCGACCTGCCGAGCGTGCCGACGATCCGCGAGAAGGGCTTCAACGAGTACGTGCAGTACAGCTGGGTGTCGTTCTACGTGCGCTCGCAGACGCCCGACGACGTCACCGCGAAACTCGCCGAGGCGCTGCAGAAGACGCTCGCCACCGAGGACGCGCGCGCCTTCGTGCGCAAGTCGGGCGCCGAGCTCATGCCCTACCCGCCCGAGAAGATGCAGCGCTTCCACCTCGAGGAGATCGCGCGCTTCCGCAAGATCGCGGCCATCGCCAACATCAAGCCCGAGTGA
- the cobT gene encoding nicotinate-nucleotide--dimethylbenzimidazole phosphoribosyltransferase, which produces MTHDDLLPAVPDIADAALAARLQAALDNKTKPLGALGRLEALALRLGTILGTESPALEAPQMLVCAADHGLAARGVSAYPSDVTWQMVENFLAGGAAVSVLARQHGLALTVADCGVRRDFQPRPGLVQRRIAAGTADASAGPAMSAAQCAQAIANGREIVRALPGNALLLGEMGIGNSSAAALLLARLADIDIDRCTGAGTGLDADGLARKRTVLREVLALHANATAPLDALAALGGFEIATLVGAVLQAAEERRVIVLDGFIASAAVLVAQALRPHVAQRCVAAHVSAEPGHALLLERLRLEPLLNLGLRLGEGSGGALAWPLLESACRIVREMASFESAGVSRKDA; this is translated from the coding sequence ATGACCCACGACGACCTTCTTCCCGCGGTGCCCGACATCGCCGACGCCGCGCTCGCGGCCCGGCTGCAGGCCGCGCTCGACAACAAGACCAAGCCGCTGGGCGCGCTCGGCCGGCTCGAGGCGCTGGCGCTGCGCCTGGGCACGATCCTCGGCACCGAGTCGCCGGCGCTCGAGGCGCCGCAGATGCTGGTCTGCGCGGCCGACCACGGGCTGGCGGCGCGCGGCGTCTCGGCCTATCCGAGCGACGTGACCTGGCAGATGGTCGAGAACTTCCTGGCCGGCGGCGCCGCCGTCAGCGTGCTCGCGCGCCAGCACGGCCTGGCGCTGACCGTGGCCGACTGCGGCGTGCGGCGCGACTTCCAGCCGCGGCCCGGCCTGGTGCAGCGGCGCATCGCGGCGGGCACCGCCGATGCCTCGGCCGGCCCGGCGATGAGCGCCGCCCAGTGCGCGCAGGCCATCGCCAACGGCCGCGAGATCGTGCGCGCGCTGCCGGGCAATGCGCTGCTGCTCGGCGAGATGGGCATCGGCAACAGCTCGGCCGCCGCGCTGCTGCTGGCGCGCCTGGCCGACATCGACATCGACCGCTGCACCGGCGCCGGCACCGGGCTCGACGCCGACGGGCTGGCGCGCAAGCGCACCGTGCTGCGCGAGGTGCTGGCGCTGCATGCGAATGCCACCGCGCCGCTCGACGCGCTGGCCGCGCTCGGCGGCTTCGAGATCGCGACCCTGGTCGGCGCGGTGCTGCAGGCGGCCGAGGAACGGCGCGTGATCGTGCTCGACGGTTTCATCGCGAGCGCCGCCGTGCTGGTGGCGCAGGCGCTGCGCCCGCACGTGGCGCAGCGCTGCGTGGCGGCCCATGTCTCGGCCGAGCCGGGCCATGCGCTGCTGCTCGAGCGCTTGCGGCTCGAGCCGCTGCTGAACCTGGGCCTGCGCCTGGGCGAGGGCTCGGGCGGCGCGCTGGCCTGGCCGCTGCTCGAATCGGCCTGCCGCATCGTGCGCGAGATGGCGAGCTTCGAGTCGGCCGGCGTCTCGCGCAAGGACGCCTGA
- a CDS encoding ABC transporter substrate-binding protein, whose protein sequence is MPFFPSRRRLAACCLALAIGGILAPAQAQNLDSPLTLVVGYAPGGSTDRIARLIAERLGPKLGVAVTVENRAGEGGRLAAKQLRRASATENVLMLGNPAVMVVAPLVIKDAGYDPDKDFVPVTQVSSYDFALAVGQKLQLDRAMFLVGRLWAHPEEAVFGVPATGSLPHFFGLMVGDALSVQPQIKGYGGSAPLAADLTGGSLPIAIDTLDSLYAQHVAGKIRILAVSGKKRASFAPSLPTFREAGMKIDADGWNTFFAPSSMPPARVQLLAAKIREVMQDPGLQKAADALYITPVVSSNAETVQMLKAYRQQWEPVVRRSGFAP, encoded by the coding sequence GTGCCCTTTTTCCCTTCCCGGCGACGACTCGCCGCCTGCTGCCTCGCGCTCGCGATCGGCGGCATCCTGGCGCCCGCGCAGGCGCAGAACCTCGACAGCCCGCTCACGCTGGTCGTGGGCTATGCGCCCGGCGGCAGCACCGACCGCATCGCGCGCCTGATCGCCGAGCGGCTCGGCCCCAAGCTCGGCGTGGCGGTCACGGTCGAGAATCGCGCGGGCGAGGGCGGCCGGCTCGCGGCCAAGCAGCTGCGGCGCGCGAGCGCGACCGAGAACGTGCTGATGCTCGGCAACCCCGCCGTGATGGTGGTGGCGCCGCTGGTGATCAAGGACGCGGGCTACGATCCCGACAAGGACTTCGTGCCCGTCACCCAGGTCAGCAGCTACGACTTCGCGCTGGCCGTGGGGCAGAAGCTGCAGCTCGACCGCGCCATGTTCCTGGTGGGCCGGCTCTGGGCCCATCCCGAGGAGGCGGTCTTCGGCGTGCCCGCCACCGGCAGCCTGCCGCACTTCTTCGGCCTGATGGTGGGCGATGCGCTGAGCGTGCAGCCGCAGATCAAGGGCTACGGCGGCTCGGCGCCGCTGGCGGCCGACCTGACCGGCGGCTCGCTGCCGATCGCCATCGACACGCTGGACTCGCTCTATGCGCAGCACGTGGCCGGCAAGATCCGCATCCTGGCCGTGTCGGGCAAGAAGCGCGCGAGCTTCGCGCCTTCGCTGCCGACCTTCCGCGAGGCCGGCATGAAGATCGATGCCGACGGCTGGAACACCTTCTTCGCGCCGAGCAGCATGCCGCCGGCCAGGGTGCAGCTGCTGGCCGCGAAGATCCGCGAGGTAATGCAGGACCCGGGGCTGCAGAAGGCGGCCGATGCGCTCTACATCACGCCGGTGGTCAGCAGCAACGCCGAGACGGTGCAGATGCTCAAGGCCTACCGGCAGCAGTGGGAGCCGGTGGTGCGGCGCTCGGGCTTCGCGCCCTGA
- a CDS encoding histidine phosphatase family protein, protein MRRLWLLRHAPVIAEVGLCYGASDLEAEAEATRAAAERIARELPPGLAVLSSPLRRCATLAGAIAALRPDLAVQHDARIAEMDFGAWEGQSWSAIARAELDAWTADFADTRAGAHGESVRAFMARVAGAYDEWRAGQGDALWVAHAGVLRAVSLLHAGTRCPRDATEWPSTPLPFGGWQVVELRST, encoded by the coding sequence ATGCGCAGGCTCTGGCTGCTGCGGCATGCGCCGGTGATTGCCGAGGTGGGCCTGTGCTACGGCGCGAGCGATCTCGAGGCCGAAGCCGAGGCCACGCGCGCGGCCGCCGAGCGCATCGCGCGCGAACTGCCGCCGGGGCTCGCCGTGCTGTCGTCGCCGCTGCGGCGTTGCGCCACGCTGGCCGGTGCGATCGCCGCGCTGCGGCCCGACCTCGCCGTGCAGCACGATGCGCGCATCGCCGAGATGGATTTCGGCGCCTGGGAGGGGCAGTCCTGGTCGGCGATCGCGCGCGCCGAGCTCGATGCCTGGACCGCCGACTTCGCCGACACCCGTGCCGGCGCGCATGGCGAGAGCGTGCGTGCCTTCATGGCGCGCGTGGCCGGCGCCTACGACGAATGGAGAGCCGGGCAGGGCGATGCGCTGTGGGTCGCGCATGCGGGCGTGCTGCGCGCCGTGTCGCTGCTGCACGCGGGCACGCGCTGCCCGCGCGATGCCACCGAGTGGCCGTCGACGCCGCTGCCCTTCGGCGGCTGGCAGGTGGTCGAGCTTCGGTCGACCTGA
- a CDS encoding adenosylcobinamide-GDP ribazoletransferase, translated as MSGLRHFLLALQFFTRVPVTGRLAAWVGYSPQMLRASAAHLPGIGWLAGGVAALVFVGVAMGLPGLAGAFAAAVLSTVATVMLTGAFHEDGLADVADGLGGSADRARALEIMKDSRIGAFGAIALVLALGLKCALIAVLAGGGLHAVAAAIVGAHVLSRLAPLGLIRWLPYAGDSGASKAKPLADAISGGALAIGVLWTLPALALLALSHGAVHALAALLAAALAALWMARLFRRRLQGFTGDGLGATQQVCEIAIYLALAWRA; from the coding sequence ATGAGCGGCCTGCGGCACTTCCTGCTCGCGCTGCAGTTCTTCACCCGCGTGCCGGTCACGGGCCGGCTCGCGGCCTGGGTCGGCTACAGCCCGCAGATGCTGCGCGCGAGCGCGGCGCACCTGCCGGGCATCGGCTGGCTGGCCGGCGGCGTGGCGGCGCTGGTGTTCGTGGGCGTGGCGATGGGCTTGCCGGGACTCGCGGGCGCGTTCGCGGCGGCGGTGCTGAGCACGGTCGCGACCGTGATGCTGACCGGCGCCTTCCACGAGGACGGCCTGGCCGACGTGGCCGATGGCCTGGGCGGTTCGGCCGACCGGGCGCGCGCGCTAGAGATCATGAAGGACTCGCGCATCGGTGCCTTCGGCGCGATCGCGCTGGTGCTGGCGCTGGGCCTCAAGTGCGCGCTGATCGCGGTGCTGGCCGGCGGCGGGCTGCATGCGGTGGCGGCGGCCATCGTCGGCGCGCATGTGCTGTCGCGGCTCGCGCCGCTCGGTTTGATCCGCTGGCTGCCCTACGCGGGCGACAGCGGCGCGAGCAAGGCCAAGCCGCTGGCCGATGCGATCAGCGGCGGCGCGCTGGCGATCGGCGTGCTGTGGACGCTGCCCGCGCTGGCGCTGCTGGCGCTGTCGCACGGCGCGGTGCATGCGCTGGCGGCGCTGCTCGCGGCGGCGCTGGCGGCGCTGTGGATGGCGCGGCTCTTTCGCCGCCGGCTGCAGGGCTTCACGGGCGACGGCCTCGGCGCCACGCAGCAGGTCTGCGAGATCGCGATCTACCTCGCGCTGGCGTGGCGGGCATGA
- a CDS encoding cobyric acid synthase, with the protein MVLGTTSGAGKSWIATALCRWYARQGLKVAPYKAQNMSNNARVVEGGEIGSAQYFQALAARARPEVRMNPLLLKPERDTHSQVVLMGQVDETLSALPWRGRSERVWPQLARALDELRAENDVVVIEGAGSPAEINLMASDIVNLRIARHARARCLLATDIDRGGAFAHLYGTWALLPEADRALLAGFVLNKFRGDASLLAPAPEQLREMTGVPVVATLPMWWQHGLPEEDGVFDDRSRSSGAVTRTVAVIAYPRISNLDEFQPLKNVPGVRLVWARAPADVAGADWIVLPGSKHTSGDLAWLRAQGLDRAVAEHAARGGAVLGVCGGLQMLGEALVDPHGIDGNAPGLGLLPLVTVFERDKTVRRREAAFGTLTGAWAALSNVAVAGYEIHHGQTAAHPQMAGDGGAVMPEGLAWQNARGNVLGLYLHGLFEDPAVLQALFGVAAPTLDATFDGLADFIDNHFDAGVLAGLIA; encoded by the coding sequence ATGGTGCTGGGCACGACCAGCGGGGCCGGCAAGAGCTGGATCGCGACCGCGCTGTGCCGCTGGTATGCGCGCCAGGGACTCAAGGTGGCGCCCTACAAGGCGCAGAACATGAGCAACAACGCGCGCGTGGTCGAGGGCGGCGAGATCGGCAGCGCCCAGTACTTCCAGGCCCTCGCGGCGCGCGCGCGGCCCGAGGTGCGCATGAACCCGCTGCTGCTCAAGCCCGAGCGCGACACCCACAGCCAGGTGGTGCTGATGGGGCAGGTCGACGAGACCCTGTCGGCGCTGCCGTGGCGCGGCCGCAGCGAGCGCGTGTGGCCGCAGCTCGCGCGCGCGCTCGACGAGCTGCGCGCCGAGAACGACGTGGTCGTGATCGAGGGCGCCGGCTCGCCGGCCGAGATCAACCTGATGGCCAGCGACATCGTCAACCTGCGCATCGCGCGCCATGCCCGGGCGCGCTGCCTGCTGGCCACCGACATCGACCGCGGCGGCGCCTTCGCCCATCTCTACGGCACCTGGGCGCTGCTGCCCGAGGCCGACCGCGCGCTGCTCGCGGGCTTCGTGCTCAACAAGTTCAGGGGCGATGCCTCGCTGCTCGCGCCCGCGCCCGAGCAACTGCGCGAGATGACCGGCGTGCCCGTGGTCGCGACCCTGCCGATGTGGTGGCAGCACGGCCTGCCCGAGGAGGACGGCGTGTTCGACGACCGCAGCCGGTCCTCGGGCGCCGTGACGCGCACCGTTGCCGTCATCGCCTATCCGCGCATCAGCAACCTCGACGAATTCCAGCCGCTGAAGAACGTGCCCGGCGTGCGCCTGGTCTGGGCCCGCGCGCCGGCCGACGTGGCCGGCGCCGACTGGATCGTGCTGCCCGGCTCCAAGCACACCAGCGGCGACCTGGCCTGGCTGCGCGCGCAGGGGCTCGACCGCGCGGTGGCCGAGCATGCGGCGCGCGGCGGCGCGGTGCTCGGCGTCTGCGGCGGGCTGCAGATGCTCGGCGAGGCGCTGGTCGATCCGCACGGCATCGACGGCAACGCGCCCGGGCTGGGTCTGCTGCCGCTGGTGACGGTGTTCGAGCGCGACAAGACCGTGCGCCGCCGCGAGGCCGCCTTCGGCACGCTGACGGGCGCCTGGGCCGCGCTGTCGAACGTGGCCGTGGCCGGCTACGAGATCCACCATGGCCAGACCGCGGCCCATCCGCAGATGGCCGGCGACGGCGGCGCGGTGATGCCCGAGGGACTGGCCTGGCAGAACGCGCGCGGCAACGTGCTCGGCCTCTATCTGCACGGGCTGTTCGAGGACCCCGCGGTGCTGCAGGCGCTGTTCGGCGTCGCGGCGCCCACGCTCGACGCCACCTTCGACGGCCTGGCCGACTTCATCGACAACCACTTCGACGCCGGCGTGCTCGCCGGCCTGATCGCATGA
- a CDS encoding PLP-dependent aminotransferase family protein produces the protein MQFASRLDNVETSAIRELFKLLGKPGIISFAGGFPDSAMFDVEGLKEASQKVLAEEAGGALQYGATEGYEPLRAQLSAFMKTKGVEVDPSGLIVTTGSQQALDLLGKTMISPGDKVIVEGPTFLATIQCFRLYGAQLISAPIDANGVKTDELEKLIAEHNPKFVYLIPTFGNPSGAMLSLERRKKVLELAVKYQTLIVEDDPYGDLYFGEAPPPSIMALSKDVPGSRELLAHCGSLSKVLSPGLRIGWMIAPAELLAKATMCKQFSDAHTSTFSQATAAQYLKSGRMPATLAHVREVYGQRAKAMGQALQRELGDAVSFTQPNGGLFFWARLTGANGKLANANELAKRAIEKLVAFVPGAPFYAENPDVATLRLSFATADVAKIEEGVKRLGQAL, from the coding sequence ATGCAATTCGCCTCCCGCCTCGACAACGTCGAAACCTCCGCCATCCGCGAACTCTTCAAGCTGCTGGGCAAGCCCGGCATCATCAGCTTCGCGGGCGGCTTCCCCGACAGCGCGATGTTCGACGTCGAGGGCCTCAAGGAGGCGAGCCAGAAGGTGCTGGCCGAGGAGGCCGGTGGCGCGCTGCAGTACGGCGCCACCGAAGGCTACGAGCCGCTGCGCGCGCAGCTCAGCGCCTTCATGAAGACCAAGGGCGTCGAGGTCGATCCCAGCGGCCTGATCGTCACCACCGGCAGCCAGCAGGCGCTCGACCTGCTGGGCAAGACCATGATCTCGCCCGGCGACAAGGTGATCGTCGAGGGCCCGACCTTCCTGGCCACCATCCAGTGCTTCCGCCTCTACGGCGCCCAGCTCATCAGCGCGCCGATCGACGCCAACGGCGTGAAGACCGACGAACTCGAGAAGCTGATCGCCGAGCACAACCCCAAGTTCGTCTACCTGATCCCCACCTTCGGCAACCCCAGCGGCGCGATGCTGAGCCTGGAACGCCGCAAGAAGGTGCTCGAGCTGGCCGTCAAGTACCAGACCTTGATCGTCGAGGACGATCCCTATGGCGATCTGTACTTCGGCGAGGCGCCGCCGCCCTCGATCATGGCGCTGAGCAAGGACGTGCCCGGCAGCCGCGAACTGCTCGCGCACTGCGGCAGCCTCAGCAAGGTGCTGAGCCCGGGCCTGCGCATCGGCTGGATGATCGCCCCGGCCGAGCTGCTGGCCAAGGCCACCATGTGCAAGCAGTTCAGCGACGCCCACACCAGCACCTTCTCGCAGGCCACTGCGGCCCAGTACCTCAAGAGCGGCCGCATGCCGGCCACGCTGGCGCATGTGCGCGAGGTCTACGGCCAGCGCGCCAAGGCCATGGGCCAGGCGCTGCAGCGCGAGCTCGGCGACGCGGTGAGCTTCACCCAGCCCAACGGCGGCCTGTTCTTCTGGGCCCGCCTCACGGGCGCCAACGGCAAGCTGGCCAATGCCAACGAACTCGCCAAGCGTGCGATCGAGAAGCTGGTTGCCTTCGTGCCCGGCGCGCCGTTCTATGCCGAGAACCCCGACGTGGCGACCCTGCGCCTGAGCTTCGCGACCGCCGACGTGGCGAAGATCGAAGAGGGCGTCAAGCGCCTCGGCCAGGCGCTGTAA
- a CDS encoding Ldh family oxidoreductase yields MNQAVPSPEVPLYNAPALVAYADALLQKCGLAAPMAASVARTLVEGDLLGHDTHGLALLAGYAKELEAGGMAREGVPEVLSDRPAAVLWDGRRLPGPWLMEQGLDLLVPRARELGTASLVIRRSHHIACLAVYMLRALREDMLMLLACSDPNTASVAPFGGTQAVFTPNPLALGFGLSQGGVMVDISASITTNGMSNRKRAAGETFAEQWLIDARGRPSNDPQVLFDSPPGTLLPVGGLSHGHKGYGMALLVEALTGGLAGHGRADPPEGWGATVHVTLHDLHAFGGKAAFLRQMDEVAERCRGNAPIDPAKPVRLPGEGGLKRREAQSRDGVRLHPSIARSLQEVEQRHGLRLAQALA; encoded by the coding sequence ATGAACCAAGCCGTCCCCTCGCCCGAAGTCCCCCTCTACAACGCGCCGGCGCTGGTCGCCTATGCCGATGCCCTGCTGCAGAAGTGCGGCCTCGCCGCGCCGATGGCCGCGAGCGTGGCGCGCACGCTGGTCGAGGGCGACCTGCTGGGCCACGACACCCACGGCCTCGCGCTGCTCGCGGGCTATGCGAAGGAACTCGAGGCGGGCGGCATGGCGCGCGAGGGCGTGCCCGAGGTGCTGTCGGACCGCCCCGCCGCCGTGCTGTGGGACGGCCGGCGCCTGCCCGGCCCCTGGCTCATGGAACAGGGCCTCGACCTGCTGGTCCCGCGCGCCCGCGAACTCGGCACCGCCTCGCTGGTGATCCGCCGCAGCCACCACATCGCCTGCCTCGCGGTCTACATGCTGCGCGCGCTGCGGGAGGACATGCTGATGCTGCTGGCCTGCTCCGACCCCAACACCGCGAGCGTCGCGCCCTTCGGCGGCACGCAGGCGGTGTTCACGCCCAACCCGCTGGCGCTGGGCTTCGGGCTCTCGCAGGGCGGCGTGATGGTCGACATCTCGGCCTCGATCACCACCAACGGCATGAGCAACCGCAAGCGCGCGGCCGGCGAGACCTTCGCCGAGCAGTGGCTGATCGATGCGCGGGGCCGGCCCTCGAACGATCCGCAGGTGCTGTTCGACAGCCCGCCCGGCACCTTGCTGCCGGTGGGCGGCCTGAGCCATGGCCACAAGGGCTACGGCATGGCGCTGCTGGTCGAGGCGCTGACCGGCGGCCTCGCCGGCCATGGCCGCGCCGACCCGCCCGAGGGCTGGGGCGCGACGGTGCACGTCACGCTGCACGACCTGCATGCCTTCGGCGGCAAGGCGGCCTTCCTGCGGCAAATGGACGAGGTCGCCGAACGTTGTCGCGGCAATGCGCCCATCGATCCGGCGAAGCCGGTGCGGCTGCCGGGCGAAGGCGGGTTGAAGCGTCGGGAGGCGCAATCGAGGGACGGGGTGCGGCTGCACCCGTCGATCGCGCGTTCGCTCCAGGAAGTGGAGCAGCGGCACGGCCTGCGGCTGGCGCAGGCGCTGGCCTGA
- the nth gene encoding endonuclease III — MKKENIAPFFAVLQAANPTPETELEYSTPFELLAAVLLSAQATDVGVNKATRKLFPVANTPQAIFDLGVEGLEGYIKTIGLYRSKAKHLIEACRMLVEQHGGEVPRTRAELEALPGVGRKTANVVLNVAFGEATIAVDTHIFRVGNRTGLAPGKTPLEVELKLEKRVPLEYRLHAHHWLILHGRYVCVARTPRCWDCAVSTYCDYKPKTPAPKR, encoded by the coding sequence ATGAAAAAAGAAAACATCGCGCCCTTCTTCGCCGTCCTGCAGGCCGCCAACCCCACGCCCGAGACCGAACTCGAATACAGCACGCCCTTCGAGCTGCTGGCCGCGGTGCTGCTGTCGGCGCAGGCCACCGACGTGGGCGTGAACAAGGCGACGCGCAAGCTGTTCCCCGTGGCCAACACGCCGCAGGCGATCTTCGACCTCGGCGTCGAGGGCCTGGAGGGCTACATCAAGACCATCGGGCTGTACCGCAGCAAGGCCAAGCACCTGATCGAGGCCTGCCGCATGCTGGTCGAGCAGCACGGCGGCGAGGTGCCGCGCACCCGCGCCGAACTCGAGGCGCTGCCCGGCGTGGGCCGCAAGACCGCCAACGTGGTGCTCAACGTGGCGTTCGGCGAGGCCACGATCGCGGTCGACACCCACATCTTCCGCGTCGGCAACCGCACCGGGCTGGCGCCGGGCAAGACGCCGCTCGAGGTCGAGCTCAAGCTCGAGAAGCGCGTGCCGCTCGAGTACCGGCTGCATGCGCACCACTGGCTGATCCTGCACGGGCGCTACGTCTGCGTGGCGCGCACGCCGCGCTGCTGGGACTGCGCGGTGTCGACCTACTGCGACTACAAGCCGAAGACGCCAGCGCCCAAGCGCTGA